In the Pseudomonas sp. DTU_2021_1001937_2_SI_NGA_ILE_001 genome, one interval contains:
- a CDS encoding cell division protein ZapA, whose product MNRYDGVTVLSIMGNDYSVKAPPGEEQTLQQAAAMLQASLTETKRQYPTLIGDRLLMLAALNLCSKQIQLEKQHKIELERAQEQVDATVQAISRTIGQG is encoded by the coding sequence ATGAACCGCTACGATGGTGTGACCGTGCTCTCCATCATGGGCAATGACTATTCGGTCAAGGCCCCTCCCGGAGAGGAGCAGACTCTGCAGCAGGCGGCGGCGATGCTGCAGGCATCGCTCACCGAAACCAAGCGCCAGTACCCGACGCTGATCGGCGACCGGCTGCTGATGCTCGCGGCGCTGAACCTGTGCTCCAAGCAGATCCAGCTCGAAAAGCAGCACAAGATCGAGCTGGAGCGCGCCCAGGAGCAGGTCGACGCCACGGTGCAGGCCATCTCGCGCACCATCGGCCAGGGCTGA
- the alaC gene encoding alanine transaminase, with product MADQGLPRRFARIDRLPPYVFNITAELKMAARRRGEDIIDLSMGNPDGATPPHIVEKLVTVAQREDTHGYSTSRGIPRLRRAISNWYKKRYEVDIDPESEAIVTIGSKEGLAHLMLATLDQGDTVLVPNPSYPIHIYGAVIAGAQVRSVPLVPGVDFFAELEKAIRGSIPKPKMMILGFPSNPTSQCVELDFFERVVALAKQYDVLVVHDLAYADIVYDGWKAPSIMQIPGAKDIAVEFFTLSKSYNMAGWRIGFMVGNPELVGALARIKSYHDYGTFTPLQVAAIAALEGDQQCVLDIAEQYRQRRNVLVKGLHELGWMVENPKASMYVWAKIPDAYAHLGSLEFAKKLLAEAKVCVSPGIGFGEYGDDHVRFALIENQDRIRQAVRGIRAMFRADAQQAGQPAS from the coding sequence ATGGCTGACCAAGGTTTGCCGCGCCGCTTTGCGCGCATCGATCGACTCCCTCCCTACGTCTTCAACATCACCGCCGAACTCAAGATGGCCGCGCGTCGTCGTGGCGAAGACATCATCGACCTGAGCATGGGCAACCCCGACGGGGCTACGCCGCCGCACATCGTCGAAAAGCTCGTCACCGTCGCCCAGCGCGAAGACACCCACGGCTATTCCACCTCGCGGGGTATTCCGCGTCTGCGCCGGGCCATTTCCAACTGGTACAAGAAGCGCTACGAAGTCGATATCGACCCGGAGAGCGAAGCCATCGTCACCATTGGCTCCAAGGAGGGCCTGGCGCACCTGATGCTCGCCACCCTCGACCAGGGCGACACCGTGCTGGTGCCCAACCCCAGTTATCCGATCCACATCTACGGTGCCGTGATTGCCGGCGCCCAGGTGCGGTCGGTGCCGCTGGTGCCGGGCGTGGACTTCTTCGCCGAGCTGGAGAAGGCCATTCGTGGCTCGATCCCCAAGCCGAAGATGATGATCCTCGGTTTTCCGTCCAACCCCACTTCGCAATGCGTGGAGCTGGACTTCTTCGAGCGTGTGGTGGCGCTGGCCAAGCAGTACGACGTGCTGGTGGTCCACGACCTGGCCTATGCCGACATCGTCTACGACGGCTGGAAGGCCCCGTCGATCATGCAGATCCCCGGCGCCAAGGACATCGCGGTGGAGTTCTTCACCCTGTCCAAGAGCTACAACATGGCCGGCTGGCGGATCGGCTTCATGGTCGGCAACCCCGAGCTGGTCGGCGCCCTGGCGCGGATCAAGAGCTACCACGACTACGGCACCTTCACCCCGCTGCAGGTGGCGGCCATCGCGGCCCTGGAAGGCGACCAGCAATGCGTGCTGGACATCGCCGAGCAGTACCGCCAGCGCCGCAACGTGCTGGTCAAGGGTCTGCATGAGCTGGGCTGGATGGTCGAGAACCCCAAGGCCTCGATGTACGTGTGGGCGAAGATCCCCGATGCCTACGCGCACCTCGGCTCGCTGGAGTTCGCCAAGAAGCTGCTGGCCGAAGCCAAGGTGTGCGTCTCGCCAGGCATCGGTTTCGGTGAATACGGCGACGACCACGTGCGCTTCGCGCTGATCGAGAACCAGGACCGCATTCGCCAGGCGGTACGTGGCATCCGCGCCATGTTCCGCGCCGATGCCCAGCAGGCGGGCCAGCCGGCTTCCTGA
- a CDS encoding low specificity L-threonine aldolase, producing the protein MTDQSQQFASDNYSGICPEAWAAMEQANQGHQRAYGDDQWTARAADGFRRLFETDCEVFFAFNGTAANSLALSALCQSYHSVICSETAHVETDECGAPEFFSNGSKLLVAPSTAGKLSPEAIREIALKRQDIHYPKPRVVTLTQATEVGTVYQPEELRAISATCQELNLHLHMDGARFSNACAFLGCSPAELTWKAGVDVLCFGGTKNGMAVGEAILFFNRELAEDFDYRCKQAGQLASKMRYLSAPWVGLLENDAWLRHARHANQCAQLLAELVKDVPGVELMFPVQANGVFLQLSEPAIAALGSLGWRFYTFIGKGGARFMCSWDTEQDRVRQLAADIRRVMQAG; encoded by the coding sequence ATGACCGACCAGAGCCAACAGTTCGCCAGCGACAACTATTCCGGTATCTGCCCCGAGGCCTGGGCCGCCATGGAACAGGCCAACCAGGGACACCAGCGCGCCTACGGCGATGACCAGTGGACGGCACGCGCCGCCGATGGTTTCCGCCGCTTGTTCGAAACCGACTGCGAGGTGTTCTTCGCCTTCAACGGCACGGCCGCCAACTCCCTGGCCCTGTCAGCGCTGTGCCAGAGTTACCACAGCGTGATCTGTTCGGAAACCGCCCACGTCGAGACCGACGAATGCGGCGCTCCCGAGTTCTTCTCCAACGGTTCCAAGTTGCTGGTGGCACCGAGCACCGCCGGCAAGCTCAGCCCCGAAGCGATCCGCGAAATCGCCCTCAAGCGCCAGGACATCCACTACCCCAAGCCGCGCGTGGTCACTCTCACCCAGGCCACCGAAGTCGGCACGGTCTACCAGCCCGAAGAGCTGCGCGCCATCAGCGCCACCTGCCAGGAACTCAACCTGCACCTGCACATGGACGGCGCGCGCTTCTCCAACGCCTGCGCCTTCCTGGGCTGCTCCCCGGCGGAGCTGACCTGGAAAGCCGGCGTCGACGTACTGTGCTTCGGCGGCACCAAGAACGGCATGGCGGTGGGCGAGGCAATCCTGTTCTTCAATCGTGAGCTGGCCGAAGACTTCGACTACCGCTGCAAGCAGGCCGGGCAACTGGCCTCGAAGATGCGCTACCTGTCGGCGCCCTGGGTCGGGCTGCTGGAGAACGACGCCTGGCTGCGCCATGCCCGCCACGCCAACCAGTGCGCGCAGCTGCTGGCCGAGCTGGTCAAGGATGTGCCGGGTGTAGAACTGATGTTCCCGGTGCAGGCCAACGGCGTTTTCCTGCAACTCTCGGAACCGGCCATCGCCGCGCTGGGCAGCCTGGGCTGGCGCTTCTATACCTTCATCGGCAAGGGCGGGGCACGTTTCATGTGCTCATGGGACACCGAACAGGACCGCGTACGCCAACTGGCGGCGGACATTCGTCGGGTCATGCAGGCTGGCTGA
- the gbcB gene encoding glycine-betaine demethylase subunit GbcB — protein MSQSFLNPVNTQTWVNGRHLVRVVKVVQETWDVRTFCFMADQPIMFFFKPGQFVTLELEIEGQPVMRSYTISSSPSVPYSFSITVKRVPGGRVSNFLHDTLHEGQELAVHGPVGLFNAIDFPNPKILYLSGGVGITPVMSMARWYYDTNANVDMVFVHSARSPKDIIYHRELEHMASRIDNFSLHLVCEKHGLGEPWAGYRGYLNIRMLEMMAPDFREREVFCCGPTPYMAAVKRMLQENGFDMAQYHEESFGATPPEAKADAVEHAEQAADAPDLDISDLHQVEFSDTGKSIRIAPGETVHAAAAKLGLMIPKACGMGICGTCKVMKLSGEVEMEHNGGITEEDEAEGYILSCCSVPKSDVRIEY, from the coding sequence ATGTCCCAAAGCTTCCTCAATCCGGTCAACACCCAGACCTGGGTCAACGGTCGTCACCTGGTGCGTGTCGTCAAGGTCGTTCAGGAAACCTGGGACGTGCGCACCTTCTGTTTCATGGCCGACCAGCCGATCATGTTCTTCTTCAAGCCGGGGCAGTTCGTCACCTTGGAGCTGGAGATCGAAGGTCAGCCGGTGATGCGCTCGTACACCATTTCCAGCTCGCCGTCGGTGCCCTACAGCTTCTCGATCACCGTCAAGCGCGTACCGGGCGGTCGCGTGTCGAACTTCCTTCACGACACCCTGCACGAAGGCCAGGAACTGGCCGTGCACGGTCCGGTGGGGCTGTTCAACGCCATCGACTTCCCCAACCCGAAGATCCTCTACCTCAGCGGCGGCGTGGGTATCACTCCGGTGATGTCGATGGCGCGCTGGTACTACGACACCAACGCCAACGTCGACATGGTGTTCGTCCATAGCGCCCGTTCGCCGAAGGACATCATCTATCACCGCGAGCTGGAGCATATGGCGTCGCGGATCGACAACTTCAGTCTGCATCTGGTCTGCGAGAAACATGGCCTGGGCGAGCCCTGGGCCGGTTACCGCGGTTACCTGAACATCCGCATGCTGGAGATGATGGCGCCGGACTTCCGTGAGCGCGAGGTGTTCTGCTGCGGCCCGACGCCGTACATGGCGGCGGTCAAGCGCATGCTCCAGGAAAACGGCTTCGACATGGCCCAGTACCATGAAGAGTCGTTCGGCGCCACGCCGCCGGAAGCCAAGGCCGATGCCGTCGAGCATGCCGAACAGGCGGCCGATGCGCCAGACCTGGATATTTCCGACCTGCACCAGGTGGAGTTCAGCGACACCGGCAAGAGCATTCGCATCGCACCGGGCGAGACCGTGCACGCGGCGGCTGCCAAGCTGGGGCTGATGATCCCCAAGGCCTGCGGCATGGGCATCTGCGGTACCTGCAAGGTGATGAAGCTCAGCGGCGAAGTGGAAATGGAGCACAACGGCGGCATCACCGAGGAAGACGAAGCCGAAGGCTACATCCTGTCGTGCTGCAGCGTGCCGAAGAGCGACGTGCGTATCGAGTACTGA
- the glyA gene encoding serine hydroxymethyltransferase — protein sequence MFSKQDQIQGYDDALLAAMNAEEQRQEDHIELIASENYTSKRVMQAQGSGLTNKYAEGYPGKRYYGGCEHVDKVEQLAIDRAKQLFGADYANVQPHSGSSANSAVYLALLQAGDTILGMSLAHGGHLTHGAKVSSSGKLYNAVQYGIDTTTGLIDYDEVERLAVEHKPKMIVAGFSAYSKTLDFPRFRAIADKVGALLFVDMAHVAGLVAAGLYPNPIPFADVVTTTTHKTLRGPRGGLILAKANEEIEKKLNAAVFPGAQGGPLMHVIAAKAVCFKEALEPGFKAYQQQVIDNAQAMAKVFIERGYDVVSGGTDNHLFLVSLIRQGLTGKDADAALGRAHITVNKNAVPNDPQSPFVTSGLRIGTPAVTTRGFKQAQCIALAGWICDILDNLGDADVEANVAGQVAALCADYPVYR from the coding sequence ATGTTCAGCAAACAAGATCAGATTCAGGGCTATGACGATGCACTGCTGGCGGCCATGAATGCCGAGGAGCAGCGCCAGGAAGACCACATCGAGCTCATCGCCTCCGAGAACTACACCAGCAAGCGCGTGATGCAGGCGCAGGGTAGCGGCTTGACCAACAAATACGCCGAAGGCTACCCGGGCAAGCGTTACTACGGCGGCTGCGAGCACGTCGACAAGGTCGAGCAGCTGGCCATCGACCGCGCCAAGCAGCTGTTCGGTGCCGATTACGCTAACGTCCAGCCGCACTCCGGTTCGTCGGCCAACTCCGCCGTCTACCTGGCGCTGCTGCAGGCTGGCGACACCATCCTGGGCATGAGCCTGGCCCACGGCGGCCACCTGACCCACGGCGCCAAGGTGTCGTCTTCGGGCAAGCTGTACAACGCCGTGCAGTACGGCATCGATACCACCACCGGGCTGATCGACTACGACGAAGTCGAGCGCCTGGCGGTCGAGCACAAGCCGAAGATGATCGTTGCCGGCTTCTCGGCCTACTCCAAGACCCTCGACTTCCCGCGCTTCCGCGCCATCGCCGACAAGGTCGGGGCGCTGCTGTTCGTTGACATGGCCCACGTGGCCGGTCTGGTCGCCGCTGGCCTGTACCCCAACCCGATTCCGTTCGCCGACGTGGTCACCACCACCACCCACAAGACCCTGCGCGGTCCGCGTGGCGGCCTGATCCTGGCCAAGGCCAACGAAGAAATCGAGAAGAAGCTCAACGCCGCGGTGTTCCCTGGCGCCCAGGGCGGCCCGCTGATGCATGTCATCGCCGCCAAGGCCGTGTGCTTCAAGGAGGCGCTGGAGCCAGGCTTCAAGGCCTACCAGCAGCAGGTCATCGATAACGCCCAGGCCATGGCCAAGGTGTTCATCGAGCGTGGCTACGACGTGGTCTCCGGTGGCACCGACAACCACCTGTTCCTGGTCAGCCTGATCCGTCAGGGCCTCACCGGCAAGGACGCGGACGCCGCCCTGGGCCGCGCGCACATTACCGTGAACAAGAACGCCGTACCCAACGACCCACAATCGCCTTTCGTGACCTCGGGCCTGCGCATCGGCACCCCGGCCGTCACCACCCGTGGGTTCAAGCAAGCCCAGTGCATCGCGCTGGCCGGCTGGATCTGCGACATCCTCGACAACCTCGGCGATGCCGATGTCGAGGCCAATGTCGCCGGCCAGGTGGCCGCCCTGTGCGCCGATTACCCGGTCTACCGCTGA
- a CDS encoding electron transfer flavoprotein subunit alpha/FixB family protein encodes MSDIIRRDPRAEWIARNRLHPLHAAMQPAQERWMGPNGLIRKKVHGIGFIGPNGIKRIDRSGAQQGGSARRVAAVEAQLPLHQVSQPAFYIAVAPDMVGGRLGSHDRDLLGLARQLAGQDGAVLAVVFGEHKESAFDSAGVDRLLVIEGEAFEGYSPEQRVQGLRAVDNQFGPRHWLLPDSRTGGGELGRRFAASLGERPATRVWQVKDGQCIGRAGAGQQDLVQPLARLILAAAECADPVSETRHEALPVELSTGVARSLARIEDLGPVAVDPAAIPMAESEFIFSGGNGVKDWDLFHKTAAALGATEGASRVAVDNGFMARDRQVGATGTWVTARVYVAVGISGAIQHLQGIGACDKVVAINMDPGCDMIKRADLSVIGDSSELFEALIAAVDAWRNGGKRDAA; translated from the coding sequence ATGAGCGACATTATTCGCCGCGACCCGCGGGCCGAGTGGATCGCCCGTAACCGCCTGCACCCGCTGCATGCCGCCATGCAGCCGGCCCAGGAGCGTTGGATGGGCCCTAACGGGCTGATCCGCAAGAAGGTCCACGGCATCGGTTTCATCGGCCCCAACGGTATCAAGCGTATCGACCGCAGTGGCGCCCAGCAGGGTGGCTCGGCACGCCGGGTGGCGGCCGTCGAGGCCCAGTTGCCGCTGCATCAGGTTTCCCAGCCGGCGTTCTACATCGCCGTGGCACCCGACATGGTCGGCGGCCGTTTGGGCAGCCACGACCGCGATCTGCTCGGCCTGGCCCGGCAACTCGCCGGCCAGGACGGCGCGGTGCTGGCCGTGGTGTTCGGCGAGCACAAGGAAAGCGCGTTCGATAGCGCAGGCGTGGACCGCCTGCTGGTCATCGAAGGCGAAGCGTTCGAAGGCTATTCGCCCGAGCAGCGCGTACAGGGCCTGCGGGCTGTGGATAACCAGTTCGGCCCGCGCCACTGGCTGCTGCCCGACAGCCGCACCGGTGGTGGCGAACTGGGTCGGCGCTTCGCCGCCAGCCTGGGCGAGCGCCCGGCCACGCGGGTCTGGCAGGTCAAGGACGGCCAGTGCATCGGCCGCGCCGGTGCCGGCCAGCAGGACCTGGTGCAGCCGTTGGCGCGCCTGATCCTGGCCGCCGCCGAGTGTGCCGACCCGGTCAGTGAAACCCGTCACGAAGCCCTGCCCGTGGAGTTGTCCACAGGCGTGGCACGCAGCCTGGCGCGCATCGAGGACCTCGGCCCGGTGGCCGTCGACCCGGCGGCGATTCCCATGGCCGAGTCGGAGTTCATCTTCTCCGGTGGCAACGGCGTCAAGGACTGGGACCTGTTCCACAAGACCGCGGCGGCACTGGGCGCCACCGAGGGGGCTTCGCGGGTGGCTGTGGATAACGGCTTCATGGCCCGTGATCGCCAGGTCGGCGCCACCGGTACCTGGGTCACCGCGCGGGTTTACGTGGCGGTGGGCATTTCCGGGGCGATCCAGCACCTGCAGGGCATCGGTGCCTGTGACAAGGTGGTGGCGATCAACATGGACCCCGGCTGCGACATGATCAAACGGGCCGATCTTTCGGTGATCGGCGACAGTTCCGAGCTGTTCGAGGCGCTGATTGCCGCCGTGGACGCCTGGCGCAACGGAGGTAAACGCGATGCGGCCTGA
- a CDS encoding TraX family protein: MDLSNPPFLPRRDHALDLLKWLAMLSMVLDHLRYVGWSADWLYIPGRLAFAWFCLAIAVNLARRSAAETGPRIRWRYLAWMAGFAVLSELPYRLFMPQAQTLNVLPTLLLGLLVAQGWRQRMPQTRTMALLALLLAALFQQHLMFGFAGVMLPLVMLMVLQRPLWLAVFPAVVCVAGNAWPEMLAGLRWGDAVSIGALLVCLLAPLAGLLLLRRKLSLAIWPMRRWAYAIYPAHFVALWGLMQWVV, encoded by the coding sequence ATGGATCTTTCCAACCCGCCCTTTCTGCCCAGGCGCGATCACGCGCTGGACCTGCTCAAGTGGCTGGCGATGCTGAGCATGGTGCTGGACCATCTGCGCTACGTCGGCTGGTCGGCGGACTGGTTGTATATACCGGGGCGCCTGGCCTTTGCGTGGTTCTGCCTGGCCATTGCGGTGAACCTGGCGCGGCGCAGTGCCGCCGAGACCGGCCCCCGGATCCGCTGGCGGTATCTGGCCTGGATGGCCGGCTTCGCGGTGCTGTCGGAGTTGCCGTACCGGCTGTTCATGCCGCAGGCGCAGACGCTGAATGTACTGCCCACGCTGTTGCTCGGCCTGCTGGTCGCTCAGGGCTGGCGCCAGCGCATGCCGCAAACCCGCACCATGGCGCTGCTGGCCTTGCTGCTGGCGGCGCTGTTTCAGCAGCACCTGATGTTCGGTTTCGCCGGGGTGATGCTGCCGCTGGTGATGCTGATGGTGTTGCAGCGGCCGTTGTGGCTGGCGGTTTTTCCGGCGGTGGTGTGCGTGGCAGGCAATGCCTGGCCGGAGATGCTCGCCGGGCTGCGCTGGGGGGATGCGGTGTCCATCGGTGCGCTGCTGGTCTGCCTGTTGGCGCCACTGGCCGGGCTGCTGCTGTTGCGGCGCAAGCTCAGCCTGGCGATCTGGCCGATGCGCCGCTGGGCCTATGCCATTTACCCCGCGCATTTCGTGGCGTTGTGGGGGCTTATGCAGTGGGTGGTTTGA
- a CDS encoding methyl-accepting chemotaxis protein: protein MQHNLRDTLLQISGSAGQLASAAEELNAVTDESARGLSRQNDEIEQAATAVNQMSSAVEAVAQNADTTSQASQAATRSARDGRDLVQETLTAIERMSGEVQDSARQVSQLAEQSRDIGKVLDVIRGLADQTNLLALNAAIEAARAGEAGRGFAVVADEVRALAHRTQESTSEIERMVANIQGGTEQAVGSMHNSTQHADTTLNVAKGAGQALDAIHAAVEEINSRNRMIADAAQEQVKASREVDLNLVNIRDLSTQTATGAQQTSAASGELSRLAVGLNTLVARFSL, encoded by the coding sequence ATGCAACACAACCTGCGCGACACCCTGCTGCAGATTTCCGGTTCGGCCGGCCAACTGGCCTCAGCCGCCGAAGAGCTCAATGCCGTGACCGACGAAAGTGCCCGCGGCCTGAGCCGGCAGAACGACGAGATCGAACAGGCCGCCACGGCGGTGAACCAGATGAGCAGCGCCGTGGAAGCCGTGGCGCAGAACGCCGACACCACCTCCCAGGCCTCGCAGGCGGCGACCCGCTCGGCACGCGATGGCCGCGATCTGGTACAGGAAACCCTGACGGCCATCGAACGCATGAGCGGCGAGGTGCAGGACAGCGCCCGGCAGGTCAGCCAGCTGGCGGAGCAGTCGCGGGATATCGGCAAGGTACTGGATGTGATTCGCGGCCTGGCCGATCAGACCAACCTGCTGGCCCTCAACGCCGCCATCGAAGCGGCACGGGCCGGCGAGGCGGGTCGCGGCTTTGCCGTGGTGGCCGACGAGGTGCGCGCCCTGGCACATCGTACCCAGGAGTCGACCAGCGAGATCGAACGCATGGTCGCCAACATCCAGGGCGGCACCGAACAGGCGGTGGGATCGATGCACAACAGCACTCAGCATGCCGACACCACCCTGAACGTCGCCAAGGGCGCCGGTCAGGCGCTGGATGCCATTCATGCCGCCGTGGAAGAGATCAACAGCCGCAACCGGATGATCGCCGACGCCGCGCAGGAACAGGTCAAGGCATCCCGCGAAGTGGACCTGAACCTGGTGAACATCCGCGACCTGTCGACCCAGACCGCCACCGGCGCCCAGCAGACCTCCGCCGCCAGCGGCGAACTCTCGCGCCTGGCGGTGGGCCTGAATACCCTGGTAGCGCGCTTCAGCCTCTGA
- the gbcA gene encoding glycine-betaine demethylase subunit GbcA gives MDVTANISLGDPLEAARKATAEMLQTRERTYSLPQPFYNDERLFQIDMQEIFQKEWLIAGMTCEIPKKGNYLTLQIGNNPVLVVRGADNTINAFHNVCRHRGSRLCTGEKGKVAKLVCPYHQWTYELDGRLLYAGTEMGEDFDMKKFNLKPINVKTAGGYIFISLAENPPAIDEFLATLHHYMEPYDMENTKVAVQTTLMEKANWKLVLENNRECYHCSGSHPELLNTLLEWDDTHDPRATQEFKDHVAESAAKWEAEKIPYLHAGFGLRNRIVRMPLLKGTVSMTMDGKQGCSKLMGRIQNPDLGSMRILHLPHSWNHAMGDHLIVFTVWPISAQETMVTTKWLVHKDAVEGVDYDVARLREVWDATNDQDRRLAEENQRGINSTAYQPGPYSKTYEFGVVNFIDWYSARMLANLGAEPAPYLREVQIQSN, from the coding sequence ATGGACGTCACTGCAAACATCAGCCTGGGCGACCCACTTGAAGCAGCACGCAAGGCCACTGCCGAAATGCTGCAGACCCGCGAGCGCACGTACTCGCTGCCGCAGCCTTTCTACAACGACGAGCGGCTGTTCCAGATCGACATGCAGGAGATCTTCCAGAAGGAATGGCTGATTGCCGGCATGACCTGCGAGATCCCCAAGAAGGGCAACTACCTGACCCTGCAGATCGGCAACAACCCGGTACTGGTGGTGCGCGGCGCGGACAATACCATCAATGCCTTCCACAACGTATGCCGTCACCGCGGTTCGCGCCTGTGCACCGGCGAGAAAGGCAAGGTGGCCAAGCTGGTCTGCCCTTACCACCAGTGGACCTACGAGCTGGACGGCCGCCTGCTGTACGCTGGCACCGAGATGGGCGAAGACTTCGACATGAAGAAGTTCAACCTCAAGCCGATCAACGTGAAGACCGCTGGCGGCTACATCTTCATCAGCCTGGCGGAGAACCCGCCGGCCATCGACGAGTTCCTGGCGACCCTGCACCACTACATGGAACCCTACGACATGGAGAACACCAAGGTGGCGGTGCAGACCACCTTGATGGAAAAGGCCAACTGGAAGCTGGTGCTGGAAAACAACCGCGAGTGCTACCACTGCAGCGGTTCGCACCCCGAGCTGCTCAATACCCTGCTGGAATGGGATGACACCCACGACCCGCGTGCCACCCAGGAATTCAAGGACCACGTGGCCGAATCCGCCGCCAAGTGGGAAGCCGAGAAGATCCCTTACCTGCACGCCGGTTTCGGCCTGCGCAACCGCATCGTGCGCATGCCGCTGCTCAAGGGCACCGTGTCCATGACCATGGACGGCAAGCAGGGCTGCAGCAAGCTGATGGGCCGCATCCAGAACCCTGACCTGGGCTCGATGCGCATCCTGCACCTGCCGCACTCCTGGAACCACGCCATGGGCGACCACCTGATCGTGTTCACCGTGTGGCCGATCAGCGCCCAGGAAACCATGGTCACCACCAAGTGGCTGGTGCACAAGGACGCCGTGGAAGGCGTGGACTACGACGTCGCGCGCCTGCGCGAAGTCTGGGACGCCACCAACGACCAGGACCGTCGCCTGGCCGAAGAGAACCAGCGCGGCATCAACTCCACCGCCTACCAGCCAGGCCCGTACTCCAAGACCTACGAGTTCGGCGTGGTCAACTTCATCGACTGGTACAGCGCACGCATGCTGGCCAACCTTGGCGCAGAACCTGCGCCCTACCTCAGAGAAGTGCAGATTCAGAGCAACTGA
- a CDS encoding electron transfer flavoprotein subunit beta: protein MSLVSVGAHPTSGRARRAEQDARAVELGLRLAGNNLQLLHAGNPEEPALRAYLGMGLDEMQILEQPAGADALPVLSEYIRDSQVQLVLTGTQAETGEGSGMLPFLLAERLGWPLVVGLAEVESLDNGVATVLQALPRGQRRRLKVRLPLLATVDNAGPTPRQTAFGPARRGVLGVDQVEVVSDPLLDGDTLQPAKPRPKRLKVIKAKSGADRMKAATAKASGGGGKVLKGVSAQEGAEAILKLLVEEGVIR, encoded by the coding sequence ATGAGCCTGGTGTCGGTAGGCGCACACCCCACCTCGGGCCGTGCCCGCCGCGCCGAACAGGACGCCCGGGCGGTAGAGCTGGGTCTGCGTCTGGCAGGGAACAACCTGCAACTGCTGCACGCCGGCAACCCCGAGGAGCCGGCGCTGCGCGCCTACCTGGGCATGGGCCTGGACGAGATGCAGATTCTCGAACAGCCGGCCGGGGCGGACGCACTGCCAGTGCTGAGCGAGTACATTCGCGACAGCCAGGTGCAACTGGTGCTCACCGGCACCCAGGCGGAAACCGGCGAAGGTTCGGGCATGCTGCCGTTCCTGCTGGCCGAGCGCCTGGGCTGGCCACTGGTGGTGGGCCTGGCCGAGGTCGAGTCGCTGGACAACGGCGTGGCCACCGTCCTGCAGGCCCTGCCACGTGGCCAGCGGCGCCGCCTCAAGGTGCGCCTGCCGCTGCTCGCCACTGTGGATAACGCCGGTCCCACGCCGCGCCAGACCGCCTTTGGCCCGGCGCGCCGGGGTGTACTGGGGGTTGATCAGGTCGAGGTGGTCAGTGACCCGCTGCTCGACGGCGATACCCTGCAACCGGCCAAGCCACGGCCCAAGCGTCTCAAGGTGATCAAGGCCAAGAGCGGTGCCGACCGCATGAAGGCCGCCACCGCCAAGGCCAGCGGCGGCGGTGGCAAGGTGCTCAAGGGCGTCAGCGCCCAGGAAGGCGCCGAGGCGATTCTCAAGCTTCTGGTGGAGGAGGGGGTCATTCGCTGA